The proteins below are encoded in one region of Nocardioides marmorisolisilvae:
- a CDS encoding nitroreductase family deazaflavin-dependent oxidoreductase, with the protein MALTGEYVPSSQQWVRDQVAAFEASGGTEANTLPRTGDPIVVITSVGATSGKLRKNPVMRVEKDGKYVAIASKGGAPDNPSWYANFIAHPEVELQDGPVRRTYRARALAGDERAEWWQHAVATWPTYGEYQQKTDREIPVFLLEPVE; encoded by the coding sequence ATGGCACTGACAGGTGAGTACGTCCCGAGTTCACAGCAGTGGGTGCGCGACCAGGTCGCAGCCTTCGAGGCCTCCGGCGGCACCGAGGCGAACACCCTGCCCCGCACCGGCGACCCGATCGTGGTGATCACCTCGGTCGGCGCCACGTCCGGCAAGCTCCGCAAGAACCCGGTGATGCGGGTCGAGAAGGACGGCAAGTACGTCGCGATCGCCTCCAAGGGCGGGGCGCCGGACAACCCGTCGTGGTATGCCAACTTCATCGCGCACCCCGAGGTCGAGCTGCAGGACGGCCCGGTCCGCCGCACCTACCGCGCCCGCGCGCTCGCCGGCGACGAGCGGGCGGAGTGGTGGCAGCACGCGGTCGCCACCTGGCCGACCTACGGCGAGTACCAGCAGAAGACCGACCGCGAGATCCCGGTCTTCCTGCTCGAGCCCGTCGAGTGA
- a CDS encoding DHA2 family efflux MFS transporter permease subunit, producing the protein MATQTTPRTDYPENIDGAVLKVAGVVVLGAIMSILDITVVNVALPTFQSVFGHGNQELAYSHVAWTVTAYTLSLATVIPLTGWAADRFGTKRLYITAIALFTLGSALCATAWSINVLIGFRVLQGLGGGMLMPLGMTILTRAAGPKRMGRLMAILGVPMLLGPICGPILGGWLIQIASWHWIFLINVPLGIAAIIYASIALVPDTPEPSETFDFLGMALMSPGLALFLFGVSSLPTHHGDFGAPQVWAPMLAGVVLIATFVRHSFRPAHPLLDLRLLSHRELAVSLITMFMFAAAFFGGLLLVPTYFQQIRGESTLHAGLLVAPQGLGAMLTMPIAGRLVDRIPIGRITPIGLLGIVIGMFGLTQVTDHTPYWQLVLMLFVMGLGMGATMMPLFTAALRTLREHEVARGSTLLNISQQISSSVGVALMSVLLTNHLNHSPVIPHTQSPQSPGGLRETSAAILSNTRPQDFKLLHLPADLVQRGLHDAAAAFAHTYWVAWALVLLTLVPALLLPRRQEDVPAHLDDEQPPVVVG; encoded by the coding sequence ATGGCAACCCAGACCACCCCCCGGACGGACTACCCGGAGAACATCGACGGCGCTGTGCTCAAGGTCGCCGGTGTGGTGGTGCTCGGCGCGATCATGTCGATCCTCGACATCACGGTCGTCAACGTCGCGCTGCCGACGTTCCAGTCAGTCTTCGGCCACGGCAACCAGGAGCTCGCCTACTCGCACGTCGCATGGACGGTCACCGCGTACACCCTGTCGCTGGCCACGGTCATCCCGCTGACCGGCTGGGCTGCGGACCGGTTCGGCACCAAGCGCCTCTACATCACCGCGATCGCGCTGTTCACGCTCGGCTCGGCCTTGTGCGCGACCGCATGGAGCATCAACGTGCTGATCGGCTTCCGGGTGCTGCAAGGCCTGGGCGGCGGGATGCTGATGCCGCTGGGCATGACGATCCTGACCCGCGCCGCCGGACCCAAGCGGATGGGTCGGCTGATGGCGATCCTGGGCGTGCCGATGCTGCTCGGCCCGATCTGTGGCCCCATCCTCGGCGGCTGGCTGATCCAGATCGCCAGCTGGCACTGGATCTTCCTCATCAATGTGCCACTCGGCATCGCGGCGATCATCTACGCCTCCATCGCGCTGGTCCCCGACACCCCGGAGCCGTCGGAGACCTTCGACTTCCTCGGTATGGCGCTGATGTCGCCGGGCCTGGCGCTCTTCCTCTTCGGCGTCTCCTCGCTGCCCACCCATCACGGTGACTTCGGCGCACCGCAGGTCTGGGCCCCGATGCTGGCCGGTGTCGTCCTGATCGCCACCTTCGTGCGGCACTCGTTCCGTCCCGCGCACCCGCTGCTCGACCTGCGGCTGCTCAGCCACCGTGAGCTCGCGGTCTCGCTGATCACGATGTTCATGTTCGCGGCGGCGTTCTTCGGGGGCCTGCTGCTGGTGCCGACGTACTTCCAGCAGATCCGTGGCGAGAGCACCCTGCACGCGGGCCTCCTGGTCGCACCGCAGGGGCTCGGCGCGATGCTCACCATGCCGATCGCCGGCCGGCTCGTGGACCGGATCCCGATCGGCCGGATCACCCCGATCGGCCTGCTCGGCATCGTGATCGGCATGTTCGGACTGACCCAGGTCACCGACCACACGCCGTACTGGCAACTGGTCCTGATGCTCTTCGTGATGGGCCTGGGGATGGGCGCCACGATGATGCCGCTGTTCACCGCTGCGCTGCGCACGCTGCGCGAGCACGAGGTGGCGCGCGGGTCCACGCTGCTCAACATCTCCCAGCAGATCTCCAGCTCGGTGGGCGTCGCGCTCATGTCGGTGCTGCTCACCAACCACCTCAACCACTCGCCCGTCATCCCGCATACCCAGAGCCCGCAGAGCCCGGGCGGGCTCCGGGAGACCTCCGCGGCGATCCTGTCCAACACCCGGCCGCAGGACTTCAAGCTGCTGCACCTCCCCGCGGACCTGGTGCAGCGCGGCCTGCACGACGCGGCGGCGGCCTTCGCCCACACGTACTGGGTCGCCTGGGCCCTGGTCCTGCTCACCCTGGTCCCGGCGCTGCTGCTCCCACGCAGGCAGGAGGACGTGCCCGCCCATCTCGACGACGAGCAGCCGCCGGTCGTGGTGGGCTGA
- a CDS encoding 1,4-dihydroxy-2-naphthoyl-CoA synthase: MSAIDGVSEIFDPADWDAVPGFDDLTDLTYHRARAHGTVRIAFDRPDVLNAFRPHTVDELLRVLEHARTSADVGCVLLTGNGPSAKNGKWAFCSGGDQRIRGRAGYQYEEAEGATAGDGPITVDRARLGRLHILECQRLIRFMPKVVVCVVPGWTAGGGHSLHVVCDLTIASAEHAHFKQTDADVGSFDGGFGSAYLARQVGQKFAREIFFLGQEYSAEDGVRMGTVNKAVPHAELEKVGLEWGRLINGKSPTAQRMLKYSFNLIDDGLVGQQLFAGETTRLAYMTDEAQEGRDQFLEKREPDWSPYPWYY; encoded by the coding sequence ATGAGCGCGATTGACGGAGTGTCCGAGATCTTCGACCCCGCCGACTGGGACGCCGTACCCGGCTTCGACGATCTCACCGACCTGACCTACCACCGTGCCCGTGCGCACGGGACCGTGCGGATCGCCTTCGACCGGCCCGACGTGCTCAACGCGTTCCGCCCGCACACCGTCGACGAGCTGCTGCGCGTGCTCGAGCATGCGCGCACTTCCGCCGACGTCGGCTGCGTGCTGCTGACCGGCAACGGGCCGAGCGCGAAGAACGGCAAGTGGGCGTTCTGCTCCGGAGGCGACCAGCGGATCCGCGGGAGGGCGGGGTATCAGTACGAGGAGGCCGAAGGGGCGACGGCCGGCGACGGTCCCATCACAGTGGACCGGGCACGCCTGGGTCGCTTGCACATCCTCGAGTGCCAGCGGCTGATCCGGTTCATGCCCAAGGTCGTGGTCTGTGTGGTGCCCGGGTGGACCGCCGGCGGCGGCCACAGCCTGCACGTGGTCTGCGACCTGACCATCGCCTCGGCCGAGCACGCGCACTTCAAGCAGACCGACGCCGATGTCGGGTCGTTCGACGGCGGCTTCGGGTCGGCGTACCTCGCCCGCCAGGTCGGGCAGAAGTTCGCCCGCGAGATCTTCTTCCTCGGACAGGAGTACTCCGCCGAGGACGGTGTCCGGATGGGCACGGTCAACAAGGCGGTGCCGCACGCAGAGTTGGAGAAGGTGGGCCTCGAGTGGGGCCGGCTGATCAACGGCAAGTCCCCGACCGCGCAGCGGATGCTGAAGTACTCGTTCAACCTGATCGACGACGGCCTGGTCGGCCAGCAGCTCTTCGCCGGCGAGACCACCCGCCTGGCCTACATGACCGACGAGGCCCAGGAGGGCCGCGACCAGTTCCTCGAGAAGCGCGAGCCGGACTGGTCGCCGTACCCCTGGTACTACTGA
- a CDS encoding type IV toxin-antitoxin system AbiEi family antitoxin domain-containing protein produces the protein MAAEAKYRDIVREIALDQYGYVTTKQAVEAGVPAVELPKLAARGGLENVAYGLYRLADGPAGPFVQFAEALMRAGDGSYLHGDSVLALFELADVNPRRIRVAVRRRTRPKLPPFIELTLVKDDVVTTLYEGLRSQRVADAILECRGRIERSRLLGATEEARKEGLLTRREWQRVRKELRS, from the coding sequence ATGGCCGCCGAAGCGAAGTATCGGGACATCGTGCGCGAGATCGCGCTCGATCAGTACGGCTACGTCACGACCAAGCAGGCGGTAGAGGCAGGGGTGCCGGCGGTCGAGCTTCCGAAGCTCGCCGCAAGAGGCGGCCTGGAGAACGTCGCCTACGGCCTGTACCGGCTGGCAGACGGACCCGCCGGGCCCTTCGTCCAGTTCGCCGAGGCGCTGATGCGTGCGGGCGATGGGTCGTACCTCCATGGCGACTCGGTGCTCGCGTTGTTCGAACTCGCCGACGTGAATCCGCGGCGGATCAGAGTCGCGGTCAGGAGGCGCACCCGGCCGAAGTTGCCGCCGTTCATCGAGCTGACGTTGGTCAAGGACGATGTCGTCACGACGCTGTACGAAGGTCTGAGGTCGCAGCGCGTCGCTGATGCGATCCTCGAATGCCGTGGGCGCATTGAGCGGAGCCGCCTATTGGGTGCGACCGAGGAAGCGCGGAAGGAGGGCTTGTTGACACGCAGGGAGTGGCAGCGAGTCAGGAAGGAACTGCGGTCGTGA